One segment of Methylotuvimicrobium sp. KM2 DNA contains the following:
- a CDS encoding DUF748 domain-containing protein — translation MNTAVLLERIQNGLRNRTKTIAVLSILFALYALAGFWIVPAVLKKQLPKVIHQEIGREAVVEKLSINPFTLEMAVNGFELKETDGQTFASFKDLYIDIAGFDSITHFKPIIEKVSLTEPFVRIAKDSEGIFNFADLTEADPEAQPIEEDTGIFAFRLRGLAVLEGSVLWDDLQLAEPQKETFGSINLSLSELNSVDSEPAPLQFSFISDSSTTLDWQGSITLKPLQSQGSIKLEKVGLTRIGQLFLQEIGDIKVDDGELNLSVDYTLNTEEDGITAAIKPIRFGADNLKLKIAAEPGQDSDIEAKSLKFDANYELTMSNDEITLKTTTPNQLNVGNLSLNIPTEQGQRTDISVKSVGLGANFSLATANGELKVNTDTAKLALDTFILKPSKPSADIPELSAHKMAFDAVYTAESNEQGLKLSIDQSRFDLNKLKMAFKPHTELLEAELSRLTIAADVTVTPDMAIQIEKGKIDLSELQFGANGQDSELINIPALAASGIKTDTAKQRIHIASLTSKGAKLKAWLNPDGQFNYLALFGDESTEKNDSLPTSDSKPWQFVLDSFTIDGYQIAFTDKTQKTPAPITLSDLTVGIEHLTDQTDQKSPVRLHTKVNETGSINIEGRLAPTPLWADLELKVDAIALKTFQPYLESHVRLDLIEGDFSAQGQALLAINEQDELDLKFQGDAHIDRLLTRDQVQRRDFVKWRKLDLGSISIDLAANRFIFEDIRFDRPYIRVLIKKDGTTNFNDIVLATETPETEQPETESDSPIHYHIGRIEVKRGLSDFADYSLILPFVTQMNNLEGVLSGISSQPGATADLSLQGKVYNLASVGIAGNYQMDSGDSAIELNFKDMPLPLVTPYMAQFAGYKIERGQMSLDLKYTIDQGKLNAQNNLFIDQFTLGERVENPDAVSLPLNLAIALLKDSKGQINIDLPITGSLDDPEFSVGSLVMRALGNLIRNIATSPFRAIASMFDAEQDLSAITFEPGSTKIAEAEKAKLDALAKALKDRLALRLEIKGAAFEALDWPALRSEALNDQLKSMRAKELRAEGRRIRAEYVTLSEDEEQRLLAQLFIEKFPMLADYTLFGRPRLKNPEQGDFYEIARKTLEATLEPDQQRLNDLAVRRAGAIQNYLIAEGGIPGNRIFLLATELNPVRKEPGITATLSLGTR, via the coding sequence ATGAATACCGCTGTTTTATTAGAACGGATACAAAATGGATTACGAAACCGAACCAAAACTATTGCAGTCCTTTCGATCTTGTTTGCATTGTATGCCCTCGCCGGCTTTTGGATCGTGCCGGCCGTTCTGAAAAAGCAACTCCCTAAAGTCATCCACCAGGAAATCGGACGCGAGGCTGTTGTCGAAAAACTATCGATCAATCCATTCACGCTGGAAATGGCTGTCAACGGCTTCGAATTAAAAGAAACCGACGGACAAACATTCGCGTCATTCAAAGACCTTTATATCGATATCGCTGGCTTCGATTCAATTACGCATTTTAAGCCTATCATCGAGAAAGTTTCCTTGACCGAACCCTTCGTCAGAATCGCCAAAGACTCTGAAGGCATATTCAATTTCGCCGATTTGACCGAAGCGGACCCGGAAGCACAACCTATCGAAGAAGATACCGGAATATTTGCGTTCCGACTCCGCGGCCTAGCCGTTTTGGAAGGATCTGTCCTTTGGGACGATCTTCAACTGGCCGAACCGCAAAAAGAAACTTTCGGCTCGATTAACCTATCGTTGAGCGAACTCAATTCGGTCGATTCCGAACCTGCCCCGCTGCAATTTTCTTTTATTTCGGACTCGAGTACCACGCTCGATTGGCAAGGCTCGATCACACTTAAGCCCCTACAATCGCAAGGCTCGATTAAACTGGAAAAAGTCGGATTAACTCGAATCGGACAGCTTTTTTTACAGGAAATCGGCGATATCAAAGTCGACGACGGCGAACTGAATCTTTCGGTCGACTATACGTTGAATACCGAAGAGGACGGCATAACCGCAGCAATCAAACCCATCCGGTTCGGCGCCGATAATCTCAAACTCAAAATCGCCGCAGAACCCGGCCAAGACTCCGATATCGAGGCTAAATCACTCAAGTTCGATGCCAATTACGAACTGACGATGTCCAATGACGAGATAACGCTCAAGACTACGACGCCAAACCAACTCAATGTGGGCAACCTCAGCCTAAATATCCCCACGGAACAGGGACAAAGAACCGATATTAGCGTTAAATCCGTCGGATTAGGCGCCAACTTCAGTCTGGCAACAGCCAATGGCGAATTAAAAGTCAACACCGATACCGCTAAACTGGCACTCGACACATTCATCCTGAAACCTTCCAAGCCTTCCGCCGACATCCCTGAACTATCGGCGCATAAAATGGCTTTCGATGCCGTCTATACAGCCGAAAGCAATGAACAAGGTCTCAAACTGAGCATAGATCAAAGCCGATTCGATCTCAACAAACTAAAAATGGCCTTCAAGCCGCATACCGAACTGCTCGAAGCCGAATTGAGTCGTTTAACGATTGCAGCCGATGTGACAGTGACCCCTGACATGGCCATCCAAATCGAAAAAGGCAAAATAGATCTGAGCGAACTCCAATTCGGGGCTAACGGGCAAGATAGCGAACTCATCAACATTCCGGCACTAGCAGCTAGCGGCATCAAGACCGATACCGCTAAACAGCGCATCCATATCGCGTCGCTGACATCGAAAGGCGCGAAGCTGAAAGCCTGGCTCAACCCGGACGGTCAATTCAACTATCTAGCTCTATTCGGTGACGAAAGCACCGAAAAAAACGATTCGCTACCGACATCCGATAGTAAACCCTGGCAATTCGTGCTCGACTCGTTCACTATCGACGGCTATCAAATAGCGTTTACCGACAAAACTCAAAAAACACCGGCTCCGATCACCTTGTCCGATCTGACCGTCGGCATCGAGCACTTAACGGATCAAACCGATCAAAAATCACCGGTTCGTTTACACACGAAAGTCAATGAAACCGGCTCGATCAACATCGAAGGTCGATTAGCCCCTACCCCGCTATGGGCCGACCTCGAACTCAAAGTCGATGCGATCGCGCTAAAAACTTTCCAACCCTACTTGGAAAGTCATGTTCGTTTGGACCTCATAGAAGGCGATTTTTCCGCTCAAGGTCAGGCTTTATTGGCAATCAATGAACAGGACGAGCTGGACTTGAAATTTCAAGGTGATGCTCATATAGACAGGCTGTTAACTCGCGATCAAGTTCAACGCCGGGATTTCGTCAAATGGCGTAAGCTTGATCTCGGCAGTATTTCGATTGACCTAGCGGCTAACCGGTTCATTTTTGAAGACATCCGCTTCGACCGGCCTTACATTCGCGTATTGATCAAAAAAGACGGAACGACGAACTTCAACGATATCGTCTTAGCGACCGAAACACCGGAGACCGAACAGCCCGAAACCGAATCCGATAGCCCAATCCATTACCATATCGGCCGAATCGAAGTCAAAAGAGGCTTGTCCGATTTTGCCGACTACTCGCTGATACTGCCTTTCGTCACGCAAATGAATAATCTTGAAGGCGTCTTGTCCGGCATTTCGTCCCAGCCCGGCGCTACCGCCGATCTGTCGCTGCAAGGCAAGGTTTATAATTTGGCCAGTGTCGGCATTGCCGGCAATTATCAAATGGACAGCGGCGATTCAGCGATCGAACTTAATTTCAAGGACATGCCGTTGCCGCTGGTCACGCCCTACATGGCTCAATTTGCCGGTTATAAAATCGAAAGAGGTCAAATGTCGCTGGATCTCAAATACACGATCGACCAAGGCAAACTCAACGCACAGAACAATCTGTTCATCGATCAATTCACGCTCGGCGAGAGAGTCGAAAACCCCGATGCGGTATCGCTACCGTTAAATTTAGCGATTGCATTACTGAAAGACTCCAAAGGGCAAATCAATATCGACTTACCTATTACCGGAAGTCTCGACGATCCGGAATTCAGCGTCGGCTCGTTAGTGATGAGAGCGCTCGGCAACCTGATAAGAAACATCGCCACATCACCATTCAGAGCCATCGCATCAATGTTCGACGCGGAACAGGATTTAAGCGCTATCACTTTCGAACCGGGCAGCACCAAAATCGCAGAGGCCGAAAAAGCCAAGCTCGACGCATTGGCTAAGGCATTGAAAGACAGACTGGCTCTCAGATTGGAAATCAAAGGCGCCGCTTTCGAGGCTCTGGACTGGCCGGCGTTGCGCTCGGAAGCGCTTAACGATCAACTGAAATCGATGAGAGCGAAAGAACTCAGAGCGGAAGGTAGAAGAATCCGCGCGGAATATGTCACGCTATCCGAAGACGAAGAACAGCGTTTGCTGGCACAACTCTTCATCGAGAAATTTCCGATGCTGGCCGACTACACGCTCTTCGGCAGACCAAGATTGAAAAATCCCGAACAAGGCGACTTTTATGAGATCGCTCGGAAAACGCTCGAGGCGACCTTGGAACCCGATCAACAACGACTAAACGACTTAGCAGTACGCCGAGCCGGAGCAATACAAAACTACCTGATTGCCGAAGGCGGTATCCCCGGAAACCGGATATTCCTACTCGCGACAGAACTGAATCCGGTTAGGAAAGAGCCAGGCATCACTGCGACGCTGAGTTTGGGTACGCGGTAA